The Amphiura filiformis chromosome 12, Afil_fr2py, whole genome shotgun sequence genome includes a region encoding these proteins:
- the LOC140165652 gene encoding uncharacterized protein, translating into MCVNIAGRDFFDIFRYIAHKRRHEMWIRPYWYNSKTRYPTSILKVQKIKSSARNMPKSVERKREERQKINRAAEITVTATAQRMHQNGENVYKNAMETDNIVKLETRCTVVNKGFTQTSSLKIGETPFMCTFCNKGFTQSGSLMRHEHTHTGEKPFMCIFCSKGFSKSRYLKVHERIHTGEKPFMCTFCNKGFTQSGNLKVHERMMHTGEKPFMCTFCNKGFTHSRYLKVHERMHTGEKPFMCTFCNKGFTQSSNLKKHERMHAKEKSLKCTFCNKGFTDSSNLKKHERIHTEEKPFSCLVCNKGFTDSGSLKKHGRIHTEEKPFSCLFCNKGFADSSNLKKHERLHTEEKPFSCLFCNKGFKDQSSLKVHERIHTGDRPYRCAFCNKGFTQSGSLTSHEHTHTGEKPFMCTFCNKGFTYLGNLKRHERIHTGEKPFRCTFCNKDFRQSDHLKTHERIHTREKTFTGM; encoded by the coding sequence ATGTGTGTAAATATTGCAGGCAGGGATTTTTTCGACATATTTCGATATATAGCTCATAAAAGACGTCATGAAATGTGGATTCGTCCTTACTGGTACAACAGCAAAACGAGATACCCCACATCCATACTCAAGGTTCAGAAGATAAAAAGTAGTGCACGTAATATGCCAAAATCGgtggaaagaaagagagaggaaCGGCAGAAGATAAACAGGGCAGCAGAAATAACCGTCACCGCGACTGCACAGAGGATGCATCAAAATGGAGAGAACGTTTATAAGAATGCAATGGAAACTGACAACATCGTAAAACTAGAGACAAGATGCACAGTTgttaacaaaggcttcacacagacAAGTAGTTTGAAGATAGGGGAGACGCCTTttatgtgtacattttgtaacaaaggctttacaCAGTCAGGTAGTTTGATGAGACATGAACATactcatactggagagaagccttttatgtgtatattttgtaGCAAAGGCTTCTCAAAGTCACGTTACTTGAAggtacatgaacgtattcatactggagagaagccttttatgtgtacattttgtaacaaaggcttcacacagtcaggtAATTTGAAGGTACATGAACGTATGATGcatactggagagaagccttttatgtgtacattttgtaacaaaggctttacaCATTCACGTTACTTGAAGGTACATGAACGTATGcatactggagagaagccttttatgtgtacattttgtaataaaggcttcacacaatCAAGTaatttgaagaaacatgaacgtaTGCATGCTAAAGAGAAATCgttgaaatgtacattttgtaacaaaggcttcacagacTCAAGTaatttgaagaaacatgaacgtatacatactgaAGAGAAGCCTTTTAGTTGTCTAGTTTGTAACAAAGGTTTCACAGACTCAGGTAGTTTGAAGAAACATGGACGTATTCATACTGAAGAGAAGCCTTTTAGTTGtttattttgtaacaaaggcttcgcaGACTCAAGTaatttgaagaaacatgaacgCCTGCATACTGAAGAGAAGCCTTTTAGTTGtttattttgtaacaaaggcttcaaagATCAAAGTAGTTTGAAAGTACATGAACGCATCCATACTGGTGACAGACCCTATAGGTgtgcattttgtaacaaaggcttcacacagtcaggtAGTTTGACGAGTCATGAACATactcatactggagagaagccttttatgtgtacattttgtaacaaaggcttcacataCTTAGGTAATTTAAAGAgacatgaacgtatacatactggagagaagccGTTTAGGTGTACTTTTTGTAACAAAGACTTCAGACAGTCAGATCATTTGAAGAcacatgaacgtatacatactaGAGAGAAGACCTTTACAGgaatgtaa